A stretch of Episyrphus balteatus chromosome 2, idEpiBalt1.1, whole genome shotgun sequence DNA encodes these proteins:
- the LOC129908607 gene encoding uncharacterized protein LOC129908607, with protein MEEDFFKTDLRLKKRVRDSYCLLLAIVENVKSAEEAFRTDCDQKLSLRLLLQTIHMIQAQDNAFNWLVKEFYKIIFKLSKNLEDGGDDCLEMLSRACFEYGVVLAETDCLEEAISYMEKSLETCKGTLWYTNDIDRNFLQEDVCTKLCETLLRIAALSSKKTPEVSAAFADRAAQAIYGVGTKESPILFCLAKLRQSEYLISNQNFKEAFDVLNEIQKHIMANDAPRNKCEFYLWLGVCHFNLSPKNINLAKRKLKLSLNLSDEHNFADLKAKTLLYLGKIHSKTTSSHAEARQCFIEAKELFQKLRDFENEKLARFLMAQLRAYQIFPNYLELIQRASNSFCYLYDLMQWQQRLLPFWNEDGELRHHEDEIQCILEENLNDESCKSNEQIK; from the exons ATGGAGGAAGATTTTTTCAAGACTGATTTGCGTTTGAAGAAACGTGTTCGAGATTCATACTGCTTGTTATTGGCTATAGTTGAGAATGTCAAATCTGCTGAAGAAGCATTTCGAACAGATTGTGACCAAAAGCTATCACTTAGATTGCTTTTACAAACAATTCACATGATTCAAGCTCAAGACAATGCTTTCAATTGGCTTGTGAAggaattttataaaatcattttcaagTTATCGAAAAATTTGGAAGATGGTGGTGACGATTGTTTGGAAATGTTATCAAGGGCTTGTTTTGAATATGGTGTTGTATTAGCAGAGACAG ATTGTTTGGAGGAAGCTATATCGTATATGGAAAAGTCCTTAGAGACATGCAAGGGTACCCTGTGGTATACCAACGATATTGACCGTAATTTTTTGCAAGAAGATGTCTGTACAAAACTTTGCGAAACACTTTTACGAATTGCCGCATTAAGTTCGAAGAAAACTCCGGAGGTTTCGGCAGCTTTTGCTGACAGAGCTGCTCAAGCCATTTATGGAG TGGGAACGAAAGAAAGtccaattttgttttgtcttgCCAAATTACGTCAATCAGAATACTTGatatcaaatcaaaattttaaagaagcGTTCGATGTTCTTAATGAAATTCAGAAGCATATAATGGCAAATGATGCTCCTCGAAATAAGTGTGAATTCTATCTCTGGCTAGGAGTTTgccattttaa CCTTTCgcctaaaaatataaatttagcaAAAAGAAAGTTGAAACTTTCGTTAAATTTGAGTGATGAACATAATTTTGCTGATTTGAAAGCCAAAACTTTATTATATTTGGggaaaattcattcaaaaaccACATCATCACATGCTGAAGCAAGACAGTGTTTCATTGAAGCTAAAGAACTCTTTCAAAAATTAAGAGATTTTGAAAATGAGAAATTGGCTAGATTTTTAATGGCACAATTGAGAGCATATCAAATATTTCCAAATTACTTGGAATTGATTCAAAGAGCttcgaatagtttttgttatttgtatgATTTGATGCAATGGCAACAAAGATTATTGCCATTTTGGAATGAAGATGGAGAGTTACGGCACCATGAAGATGAAATTCAATGTATTTTGGAAGAGAATTTGAATGATGAAAGTTGTAAATCAAATgagcaaataaaataa